ATCAGGTTTACAATCTGGTGAGAATGACATTTGCAGAACATTTTTATACTCAACTGTCCATGAATGTATGTAAATCGGAAttgaaggtgcattgtgtaagatttttagttgtttatttccagaatgcccATTCTCAAattttgcctttttcatgaatacttcccacTACCATAAAAttacaagtattcattatgactgagaaaattgcatggTCATTTTGAATTccaagaaatagccatttttagctgcaaaattgcgATGCttcggtcatactagtaaatattggtttattacttagtaaatattcatgaaaatgtcatatttggcaataagcagcacagtttcaatgagcagggtagttgcaataccttctctggccacatcctacacagtgcacctttaatatttTCAAATTTGACATTGTGACTTTGCTTTTTATGCAGGAGGACACCATTTCCATTAATCATAACTGGTTAAATGGTTGTAATCTGGACATCATGTGGCAGTTCCTACAGAATGAGCTTGCCTCTGTTCAAAGGGAGATTGAAGAATGGAGGGAAACTATGGACACCTGGCATCAGCATTGTCAAGTAAGAAAACGAATCATGTTtgggtcaaagatgtccaacatgaaattgtccttcagtgctaacggatacttttgcttaatGTAACTGTGGAAAACATGAttttcaattttttgaaaagtgaaggcatgaaagccaagccaaaaaaataattttaaacccccgccccccttttttttgcatttacagtaagcaaaagtattcgttacactgaaggacaatttcatgttggacgtctttgacccgtttgTGTTTAACTTACAATGGCAAAATGTTGACATGGACACAATCTTTGAgatgtctttcttttccttttcaggTTATTATGAAGTCATGCACTGGAATAGACTTTGGGGAGTTTGCCATGTTTTTAAAGATTATCGCAAACAACCGGATCTCTTTTTTGAACTCTTCTCTGGCAAGCAGCTCTGTTCAGTCACGCCAAGTTGCAGAAGCACTTGAATCTTTAGGTCCTCACCATGCGACATTTGACCTCCAAAGAGTCACTTACATCCTTGAGAGTATGCTTAATAATGAAGACTTCAAGAGACTTGAGCCCTCCAGTCTTAAATTCCAACCAGAGTCGCTGCTTCAAGAAATACGAGAGGCAACAAGGTCAACTGCATGACAGTATGAACGCTAGCAAAACATTTCACAATTGGGAATGTCAACAGTTATGGCAAAATGTTTATTATTCAAGACAATATAAGTTATTTCTGTTGAAAACTTAGAATACACACATGTGAACAAACCTCTTTCAAGTTTCATTAcctaaataaattaaattaagtatctagtgtgtggttgtttgtgtggagTGAAGAAGAAGTGTTACAATAGctaccacatttttttttatcatggcgCTAAAATCACTGCCTGCGATGATTCTGTGATGCTGATTCTAGTGCTTCATTGCCTTGCACTTTGTTGTGTAGTAATATTTCCTTTGGCTTACTTGGCTTCGTCTGGCCACCATTGGGGCACGCTGGCCTTCAGACTCACAGTGTCTCCATCTGCAGATGGCTTCAGTTCTAGTGGCTCTTTGGCGTTGGCCAGGCGGACCAGACTCAGTCCTAGTTCCCCTTTGCCAGCTCTGTACTTCCCGGCAGCTTTGCCAGAGTTTGTCTGCAGCGACGCCCCCTTCCCCTGCTCGTCGACTGGAGCCGACAGACACACGGGCATGAGGCGCTTGCGGACCACGCCCGTGTGGTGGGTGCGGGCTGTTAGCTCCTGGCCAATGTAGCATCCTTTCCTGAAGCTGATGCCGTTCATGTACACCAGGTTGGACTCCAGTGGCAGGGCTACACCAGGAGGAAGATCATCCACACCCTCTGGCAGACCTACGATAATGCACCGTGGAACAGTAGAGCAGCACTAATGAGACACTGATACAAGGATTTTCAAAATACTTGACAAACTCATCACAGAAAACATGGAGAGAGGAAAACAGGTTGACATGAAGTGTCTGAATACTCTCATAGCCCCCCACTGTGTGTCCTGAATACATACGCAATTGTGGACTTTGAGGCAGGACTCTCTTGAGTCTAAACTGTctaaacaaacaaatgcaaaagaTAAGAGAATAATATTCCATTTCCTCACCAATACTGTAGCGGTGCCTGTGGTAATCCTCTGGGTCACCGTCTTCAGCGGAGGACACAATGTCCTTTGGGTTGACTTCATGGTTCAGAATGAGTCTCCACCCCATCAGTTCAGTTCTTGGGTCCTTCTCAAGCACAACGTCGTCTTTGTTGGCAGTAATAGCCGGTGTGCTTGGTGAACTGTCCTTGTCCACTGGTAACAATGTCCATATGGCCAGCTCAGGACAGGGGGCAAGGCTCACCTTTCGTCTGATTTTATACACCTTTAGATGCTTCATGAGGGTGTCTTTTACTGAGCTGTCGCACTCAAGTAAAAGACTAGGTTCAGTGGATGTTTCTGTCAAACTGAACAAATTGGGGAGAAGATGGTGATTAGCATTTGAATACATTTATTGGAGACTGATAGAATACTTTTCATATTAGATAATGAGTAGCTAATTAGTCAATCAGTAGTTCATACTGGTCAAGGAGGAGAACATTCTTTAGAATTGATCTAAGGAATCTGACTAACAGCTTGATGTGACAACAGGTCCAGTTACCCCATATTTAAAAGAAGACTGTATTTAGTGGCAATGTCTTATCAGTGGAAGACAGGCCTGATTTGATAAGTGTCACATGACACACCCTTATGCAAAACATCTTAAGTAACTAACAACAGTAAGCTACCCGATTAAGATATAAGGCCAACCAGAAGGAACAGACACGATTTTCTACGGGAAATTATTACGTTGACAAAGCATGTGAAATACGTCGCAAATGCAGCCCTACCTGTAGAGGATTATATCATAGAGCGTCCTCCCCTGTACATTcaacatgtgtgcatacatgcatcgTTCTTCATCCAGTTGTTCCATGTCATTTGTAATGATTCCTTGAAGAAAGGAATTTCTGTCACGGCCATGGATTTTAACTACAGCTCTGTGCTGCAATCGGTAGCAAATAAAATTTCCCGACCCAGCCTTCGACTGATCTTTACTGTAAGTCCGGTGTATTGTATTTAGGTTATTCCAAACCAAGGTCCTCCTCACCGATGCGAACGCGAGGAACGTCTTTACAGCCTGCTGCTTCATTAATGTAGCGTTCACGACGCCTAAAAACAAACTTAGATGATGCATTATATACAATTAATACCAGCAGATTCGTTAACCCGCGATGAAAACCACATTAGCAGATTAAAACGCAATTACGAACACTCCACAGATGTCAACATTGTGAACGTATGATCCATGGGGGTCACCATTTTgcttcccacaatgcattgctgaTTGCGCAACCCAAACAATCTCTGGAAAGCATGCGCGCGAGTTGACAGCGCCAGCGGCGCCAAGTGGGTTCTTCTTCGCGGTCTCTGCTCTGGCTGATCGGCCAGCACTGAAAATAATTTGAATAACTGAAGACCATGTGTTTAAAAACTTAGTAAAAAGGTAAAGTTAAGTCAGCTATTAACGACGACATAATCCTCCTCCACTTCACAATTTCTTGATCAACATAATCGTGGCCCATTGAAATATGATCTCTGTTGTAGGTTGCGTTGATTTGCTAGGCCTTGGAAAGTCATTCAATGTGTTCTGCTGCTGGCCTATGTAAAAACTGCAAAACGCACTCTGTTCTTCCAATGTCCTGATTTATAGTGTCTCCTTTTCACAGATGCCATCCCCTGAAGCTTATCAAATCGGTCTGGGTTGGACAGGTCCTATTGCAGAATCATGTGTGGGTTTCCCCAAACAAGCCACTATCCATTAGGCTAAATGACAACTCACAGTGGGCCTAGGCCTAaccttgagacaagagggctccCAGCGTGTTATACAGACACCCGTGTTACCACACTGACAAAGACAAGACGTGATAGTCCAGAGAGCAACACCAAGCCAGAAGCAAGTGATGTTCTGAAAAGGTcgctgagtgtatgtgtgacaaACAACCAGAAGAGGGCAAGCGAAGCAAAGAAGAGATGAAGGGGGAATCAAATCACTGAAGGGTGAGTTAGTTAAGGAGGCATATGCAGGCCACTATAAACTTTTCGCTTTTGTTAATATGCGGAaaatattcacattcacatgGCTTCTGAATAATAAATGTTAATTTTTGGTTTGTAGAAATGTTTGCCATCATGTTGGTCCTGTGGCGTGTGGCAGTGAGCTTCTACATGTGAATAGGAAGCCactatctttgtgtgtgtacatcaggggtgaggaacctttttcattcgaggggccacttcaaattcatcctagGGCCGTAatagtcctctgagggccgtaggcctactatgaacacaaaccaggctttccccctgcactctaggcctatattgaaggcatccacctttaaaacagacacagtctctaggtcccctgaatataacttgattgtattgcaaatgtattttctaagactccttcacaaaatatatatatttcatgtaaagctgcataacattaaaactatatcgggggccagataaaacagcctcaagggctgcaaacggccctgacataggttccccacccctgttacATGGAGGCcatacaaaggggacagttgtcccgggccaagggagatagggggcccataattggttcctcattacattgtatgtattgggttgggtggccctttcagactaCTTTGTCCTGATCAAAACCATTTACACACCTCTGTAGAGAAAAGTACTAGATTAATAGAAGACACAATTAAGTTAATCCCAATATTTATTTCCACATTTACATGAATATCTACAAACAGTTTTATTATTTTAAGGCACAGGCATGTGAAATAATCTCTAAAGGTGCTCTCAGTAGGCTTCTCTTTTGTGTAATTCACTCAATTGCGACAAACAACCAGAGGAGGGCAAATGAAGCAAAGAAGAGATGAAGGGGGAAATCACAGAAATATATACTACTACTTGTAGTAGAAatcatgataataatgataacttaataataataatgataatgacaaCAATAGGAAATAGCATAGATAGTCCCTCTATTTAGAATTATAGGGGAAATTATCATTGTGTTTTCAGCCACAATGCCATGTAACACGGGCCATGAAAAGAACTCGCTCATAACACACATTTAAACAGTTTAATGTTTAAACTAAGCAGTATTTCACTTTTTATGCTAAATCCTTTGGCTTACTCTTCATTCAATTCTTATTTGTGCTAAAAAAAGTACGCTTTAACCACAAGtgaaatgtctttttgcacaaattAAATACTGCCCCACAGTGTTCAACACGCCACCAACATCTGACATGCCAGTGTGCAAAATGTGACCCTCAGTATTTTGCTTGGGGTTTTGCACAGCCGATGTGCTCTGCTGTCTTTGCAAATAACTACTAAGCACGCAATTAAACCATTCCCTTCCCCATTACTTATTTTCTTTTGCCGGTTGCTAACATTAGGTTTTGACATGCGTTATTTTAAACAAGAAAATATAAGTGCTAAACACATTTAATTTACCCAACTGGACATGTCAGGCCTACTGTAAACACTATGAAATGTTATGCCTTTGGCCAGCCAATCAGCATAATTCAAACACCTTTACacatattatttatattattgatGTAATTAATTTAAAATTGTAGATTTCTTGCGGCTGAGGTCAAACGTCATCATTGTGAACTTGTCAACCAGTATTTTACACTGGTATCATGACTTTCAACTGATACAACTTGGTCCCATGTGGAGATTTGTCAAATCATAAACAGGACTGCCATCAAAACTCAAAGGGTGTCTGGCAACACAAAGGTTTGAGTTGTGCCACCTCACAATGTCTAGTGGGCCAGCACCCTTTCTCTGCTCCTTCAGGGCCATAAAAGCAGAACAACAACAGTAGTCATCATGATAGCAATAAATATCAACAGTTGAGCGCAAATGTTCGAATGTTTGAATATTAATACAGCAAACATACAGTTGCAGTTATATAAGAAGTAAGCTCACGTTACCTTTTATTCTTAGCCAGTGCCTTGCTTTTACTAAACAATCAACGGTTGCTATCCAAGAATtttcagaaagggagagagtgcaaTTGAGCTGAATTTTCATCAGTGTGTGAGctaacttttttgtgtgtaggtAATGTATAAAAACAGGGGCATAGGGCCTAAGCCTGTGTGCTATGTACCACCAGCTCCCATGGACAGTTTGTGCATAAAAGGTTAATGTTGTCTGGACAAATAAAACATCAATTCCAACCATTTTCATGTAGATGTTGACAGGGTGCTAAGTGACCTAAAATCAAATAATTACATGTATGACATGTAGACCGTTAATTTTGCAACCACAAATGAAACTGTTTGTATGTTGATATGGTGCTGGGTGACCCCATGTCAAACAATTCAATGTTATAAAGACATTTTTGCACAAATTCTAATTTAGCCTGCTGAAATGGACACAaatgattccaaccatttttcaGTCAGTTCAATGTTAGTGTGCTGCATGCCCAAGATCACCAAACTCTAGAATAATAAATAtcataaagatggtgtgtgtatTACACATGTTAATTTTGCCTGACCACTCATGCACAAAagatgcacaaatgaataaaaataatacTTTTATTCATTCTGTATGTTAAAACATTGGGTGCTAACTTCAAATGGGTTAAAGTGCTTTGCGCTTTATCTACAGGTTCACCAGTCTTGAGAATGCTATAATAATTGTGTGGTAGATGATGAGACATCGAGAATGAGAAATCATTTCTATCTCAGTGACTATCATGAAGGGGATAAACAGTTAATTCAGGCTGTTTACAGTCGCCTTCTTTTATTTGGTGCTCTCTCACTTTCCTCCCATGGCATGATTAATATAACACAACTGTAAGCTATGTCTTCACCCGTATAAACTTAAAGCTAAGTGAAATGTGCATACTACAATACAATTACACTGTTAATGCTGGTTTCTGACTAtcgtgtacagtaggctaccgtACGGTACATGTGCGGTGCAGCACTAcgctgtagggctgtaacgatattggatcgaaccgagaaatcgtgatgctccctttcaaagttttgttattcttcagtccagaaaacaaccacatgattcAATGTGATGATGCTTTAAAGCTGCTGATGatgtacatttcagaaatcgtggggtgtatcgaaccgtagaaaaaaaaattgtgatacgaaACGAATCgtaagttgagtgtatcgttacagccctactacacTGGGACTCAAAGTTGAATCTATTCTGTTTTCCTCAGAATATTACATTTGCATGAATAACCTACATTTATTGAGATCTTAATATGGTATTAACATGTTAAAAAGGGACCACCCtgtccaacccccctcccccacccagcTCTGGTGACTCCCACTTCCCCACCCTACTTCGATGACAATTCTGTCATTTTCAATGTCAAACGTTGTATCAAAAACTTATGCTTACAGATAACTTATTTGTATGGATTTGTGGGCTCAGTCTGTACATTGTTAGTTCTGTACATTGCAGGTAAATGTATAATATGAACACTTTCTAGAAGACTCTCTTTTGCATTTGTGAACAGGAGTGGGCTATAGATGTTTAACAGACAGCAGTTCCTTGTTACTAAATGTTCTTGATTTGAAGGTAAATGTGCATTACTTACACAAATTATTAAAATAACTCTTATGCATATAATGCCCACAAATAAATATACAGATATGTAGATATTCAGATGTTTGAACTCTCATAATGGACTGCTGTCCATCGTAacagtttcacatttttttcacacaagACGAAAAACATTATTACACAAAATAAACTTAAAACTCATTCAACTACCTCATGAAATCCATAATTAAATAA
This genomic interval from Engraulis encrasicolus isolate BLACKSEA-1 chromosome 16, IST_EnEncr_1.0, whole genome shotgun sequence contains the following:
- the iba57 gene encoding putative transferase CAF17 homolog, mitochondrial yields the protein MHHLSLFLGVVNATLMKQQAVKTFLAFASVRRTLVWNNLNTIHRTYSKDQSKAGSGNFICYRLQHRAVVKIHGRDRNSFLQGIITNDMEQLDEERCMYAHMLNVQGRTLYDIILYSLTETSTEPSLLLECDSSVKDTLMKHLKVYKIRRKVSLAPCPELAIWTLLPVDKDSSPSTPAITANKDDVVLEKDPRTELMGWRLILNHEVNPKDIVSSAEDGDPEDYHRHRYSIGLPEGVDDLPPGVALPLESNLVYMNGISFRKGCYIGQELTARTHHTGVVRKRLMPVCLSAPVDEQGKGASLQTNSGKAAGKYRAGKGELGLSLVRLANAKEPLELKPSADGDTVSLKASVPQWWPDEAK